The nucleotide window TTCGGCTCGGCAACGGCCAACTGCCCGCGGTCGACGGCGTTCCGGACACCGTGCAAATCCCGCGGGAAATGGTATGCAACGTCGCTGATTTAATCGACTTCGTGTATCCGCAGAAAATGTCGCTGACCAACGTCGAAGAATTCGCTCGGAGATTCATCGTGTGTCCCACCAACGAATAGTGCGGAGATGTCAACAGGGACGTGCTGGAGCGCGTCGACACCATGATGGCGGACGAGGCCGACGAAGTGGCCAATTTCCCCACAGAGTTCCTCAACGCTTTGGTACCGGACGGCCTGCCACCGTTCCGTCTGAAGTTGAAGGTGGGGTGCATCGTGATGTTGCTCAGAAATCTCGATCCGAGGAGACGACTGTGCAACGGTACGAGGTTGGTGGTCACCGAACTGCGGACTCACAATTTCAAAGCGAAAATTTTGGGCGGTGACCCACAGGACGAAGACATCGTCCTGCCCAAGATACCGCTCACGTCCAGCGCTGAGGACGACCTGCCCATCCTACTGCGGCGCCTTCAATTCCCGGTGAGGTTGTCGTTCGCCATGACCATCAACAAGTCACAGGGCCAAACGTTCGACAGGGTAGGTTTGCTACTGACGTCACCCCCTTTCACTCACGGGCAGCTGTACGTAGCGTTTTCGAGGGTGAGAAACGCACAGTCCGTGAGAGTCGGCATGTACGCCGACGACAGCGGTCGATTCGTCACCAAGAACATTGTGTACAGGGAAGTTCTGTAATGCAATAAATGTCGACAATGGTAAGTATAATTTAGGTGACATCCGATGATAGTCTAGGTGTCTTTAAACCTAACAcgtgtaacatatttttcaaatacaatatgttataccGTTGTTCTACATGCGGCGGCCGATGATCAATTCTAGATGATGATGACAGTCTTGTTGACTTTAAACCTAACAtgtgtaacatatttttcaaacataaatgTTACACCGCTGTTCTACGTGGTATTTTTTCTACATGCGcccgatgatgatgatgatagtcTAGGTGACTTTAAACCTAACATGtgtatcatatttttcaaacataatacgTTACACCGCTGTTCTACGTGGTCTGTGTGGAGGTACTTCGTGGACCTTGCCTTTGGGCTAAACGGAGAGAAAGTTTGACAACCTCCTCGTGGTTCTCTCTGGATGCGAATTCACTATAATGTGAATTCGTAACTAATGTCAAACAATGTATGTAATGTTT belongs to Acyrthosiphon pisum isolate AL4f unplaced genomic scaffold, pea_aphid_22Mar2018_4r6ur Scaffold_1347;HRSCAF=1831, whole genome shotgun sequence and includes:
- the LOC103311274 gene encoding ATP-dependent DNA helicase PIF1-like, with protein sequence MADEADEVANFPTEFLNALVPDGLPPFRLKLKVGCIVMLLRNLDPRRRLCNGTRLVVTELRTHNFKAKILGGDPQDEDIVLPKIPLTSSAEDDLPILLRRLQFPVRLSFAMTINKSQGQTFDRVGLLLTSPPFTHGQLYVAFSRVRNAQSVRVGMYADDSGRFVTKNIVYREVL